In the Trichoderma atroviride chromosome 4, complete sequence genome, TGGGCTGCCGGGGTGCACGACCACAGGCGGAGGCGACGGAACGCTCGACTGCCTTAGATGGCTGCCATTGTGAGTTTGCCGCATTCACTATCGTCTGCTGTATTCACCATCGTCTCACTCTCATACACCATCCTTGCCTGTACCTTTGTTGCGCGCTGGTTCGGGTACACCTCCCCTGGATGCCAATTTTAACTTGGCCTGCCTATTTCCAcgtccatcttcttttccttctcccacGGTTGATGGGATtggctctttttctctccctgcTCTGCCCTGTTTTGGCCTATGCGAGGCTGCCTGCCATTGGATCGACATCCCACACTTTTTTATAGGGCTCGCTGGAGTGATGTCATGAGGCCTCGGCTTAGCTGGCTCGTGTCTCTTGTCAGCTCCCTCAACGCCACGATTTGATTTGCGCAAAGCCTAGACCCGATGCCTGGCTGCGTGCCGTTCTGACCTGAATCATCACGCCTGCTCTGCTCTTGATGCGACATTGCTCGCGACTGCTGCTGACTTCTGGCCCTCTGCGGCGCACGACTCCAGGACCTCCCGTGGATCTCacagcttggccagccaATGTCTTCGCGCGACGACTCCTCTCTGGGCGCTTCGCCGCCATCCTTCGACTCGCATCCCGTCCTCGGCGCCACGCCTCCGCCGACATACGCCGCCTTCTCGCCCGTCACGCTCTCGGCCACGACTCCCTCCAGGAACAGCCGGCGATCCACCGTCCTGGTCCATCAGAAgagcccgctgctgctggccaccCCTCCGCAGATCACGCGCGCACTCGCCTACAGCCATCCGTTCTTGCTGCCGCTCAATACCTTTGTCGGGCTGCTGACGTGGAGCACCGGGGATTCCTGGCAGAGCTTCCTGCTGCTGTGTGCCTTTTGGGCCGTTGTGCTGTATGGCGATGTGGTGCTCATGCGAGCTGGCCCTATTGTCGTCGGCATGGGGCTGATAGCCGGCATGTACGGCCGACGATATAGTCCCTTGAGCACCAGTGGCTGGACTGAGCCATCCCGAGTCAccaaagatgctgctgcctccaAAAAGGCCGGAGCCAATGGCGGCAGTCATCTGGAGGAGACGCCCAACGGAAAGCAGCCGGGCCATGCGAGAGCCAGATCCGAAATCACCAATACCAAACACCAGAAGACGTTGGATGAAATTGTCGATACGCTCAAGGAGTTTACTGGCAGATGCAATGTTCTGATGGACCCTCTGCTCGAAATGACCGATTTCCTAAGCACGCAGCGAACCCCTACCAGCGCCACCACCCGGCCAGCTCTGACGGCCATGTTTATGCGGCTTCTTATCGTGACGCCCTTTTGGGTCGCTTTGACCATGTCTCCCTTCAGCATCATTACAACGAGGCGCATCGTGCTACTGGCTGGAACGCTTGTTTTGACATGGCATGCTAGAGTGATGCGGGTTTCTAGAACTATTCTTTGGAGGAGCGCAACTGTTCGAAAGCTTGCTGGCGCCATCACTGGCCTCCACTTTGAAAGCCCTCCCAAATTAACCTTTGGCAAGGGAGgcacaaaggaaaaggaaaaggaatcGCAAATGAGCAAGGCATCTTTCCTAGGGTCTTCTACTTTGCAAGTGAGCCGTCGTCGAAACGGTGCCGCAAACGGTGGTAAGAGCGCCGGCGTGAAATTCACATTCATCATATACGAAAATCAGCGACGGTGGATCGGTTTGGGGTGGACATCCAGTCTTTTCGCGTACGAACGGCCTGCGTGGACAGACGAACACAACAACGCCGTTCCTCAAAGAGACGAGTTTGAACTTCCAGAAGTCGAGGATGGAAGTCGAATGCGGTGGCGGTGGGTGGAAAGTAGCCGCTGGCGAGTAGATGGCGTGGCTGATGAGCAAGGGGCGGTGGACTACGACGGCCCCGAGGGCAAAAATGGGTGGATATACTATGACAACAAGGTATTTAACTTGCCCCAGTAACGTTCATGCCTTGGAACCATGTTCAGGCCAAGCTAACATCTTACCTCTTTAGTGGCAATCAGGACGGCGGGGATTGGATGGCTGGGGTCGGTGGACGCGCCGCAGGAAGTGGTACAGAGATGCTGAGCTCGTGGAAGTGGATGAGTCTCAGCTGCCCCATGAGCTCGAAGCCACTGAATCTTCATCTACCCTCCATACTACATCCTACAGCACTGCAAACGAAAAGATGCGAGCCGAACCGGTGATTGTCGAGCCGGATGAAGGCCAAGACCAAGTTCCAGATGAGCTGGGTACAAAGATTGCAGACGATGCCGCATCACTACATTCAACGTCATCACGGTTCTGGCCAACATTGAGACGACGCACTACGAACCAGTCAGGGGATAGTCTCCGCCTAGACAGccagaagcaagagaaacgCCGAAGCGGCAGCCAGAGGCCGCGGAGGACGAGCGACGTGGCTAGTGACATCGCCGTGGAAGATGATCCTAGTAGATTGGGCTTCTCAGTTGCTCTTGAGCTGCAAAAGCAAGGCAAAGAGGGCGGCCAGTGGGGAATCGGGGATGAAGCACGTATGAGCTTGGAATGACCGGTTTTCGGGATGGCcacttgattttttttgcgttTGAGTTGACTTTTGTTCAACACTTTGCTTTTCGAGAGGGTTATATGGCTTTGGTTTTACTTTGATTCTACTGTAACAACAAAAACTTTTCTTCCCTCGGGGCAGCATGACTAGCGGGTTAACTGGGTTTGGCGGGAGTACCAGCGGATACGGTATCggtatatataccttttAACTTGTATGAAAAATGACGAACTTGCTTCTTGTACTAAATAGAATGTTCAGCTCCTTCGTTTGTGGGGAGTTTAACCTTTTTAGTTTTGATGAGTTTGTGATGACGTTTGGAGTAACTGGCTCAGAACTTTGATAAGTGAACCTACTCCACGAACACAAAAAACAAAGTCtccgtcgccatcgtcgtctaGGGAAGACTTTTTTCCTCTCAGACATGTCGAGTTTGGAGTTACCTAGCCCTACATGGAGGGTAtctgaagaaggaaaagaccGTGAAGCCACGCAGTACATGGCGCACGTGAGGTGGATGGAGAAGTTTCGGGCTCATCTATTCGGGGATATATGGAGCAATGTTGCTGTTCCAAGTTGGTCTTGCGATGGTGGTTGTGATTTTCCTTTCGTGTGTGGCCTGGTGGAAGGCTACGCGTGATGAGTCTAGCGATGGGTATGTCCCTTtgtcttcccccccccccccccccctttttttttttgacttgaAAAgttccaattttttttttttatcctttgGTGGGAGGTGCCAAAGTATGCGACAAGGGTTGAACTTTTAAGAGTTGAACAAGCCGAGAATGCCTCGAACAAcacagcaacagccacaaGCCACCTCACAATACAACTCGACTCCTCAACGATGGCAGCATTGCAGCAGAAGCTCAAGTTGGCCAAACAAGAGCTGCAGACGGTTGAGCACCGCATAACTGAACCCTTGATAACCATCGACAGGTGAGGTCAAGAAACGCTCAACTCTAAAGTATCAACAGCCAAGCAACCATGATGGCCCAAGAAGTTTTCTACCTTTTCAAGGCGAGATAATGGGCGCTTTTGATGGGATGATTTAGGACAAGATTGGAGAGAGAATGCAGTGAATTTGGCGCTACTGAGGTCGTGGACGCACAGGTTCACAAGATGAAGGGATGGAATAATAAAACCACAGGTTTTACTTGCCGTGTCTCATAGTTTTCATTTCAAAAATAGGGGCTCTCGTGGCAGAGACGTGCTCTTGGTGAACGTGGACTGGGATGCGTCCATTGTGTGCGCTCTACACGCTCTTGACGCCTTACACGCTGGATTGTCCAAGATGTATTTGTCAGATTAATGCACTTAAAAGCCAAAGCAATTCAACTACCTTTTTTTACATTTCTAAAATGTTACAATTTATTCTGCAGTTTTAAAGTCGTCTTGCTGACCTCGGCTAAAGTAATCGAACCTCGACGAGAGACTAGGTAGTAGATTCTCTTATACACCACAACCCTTGAGCAGTGAGTATATATCAAGACCAATATTTCATACAAGGATTGTATGCATATATTGATAAATCTAGCTCGTATAAGTAAAGCAGCCATTTCAAACTTGTCAATCGTCTAGCCATACTCAATAAGTGCAGAGATGCTCACCTACGGCGGCTGCCTCTGCGGTAGCATTCGCTACAAGTATAGCGCAGAGCCGACAGCAAAAGTGAGTAGCTCTTCTGTatctttttacttttatttttgaCGGCCAGGTTACTGGAAGTGGCCAACCTGAGCTGATTTCATCACAGGTCCTCTGTCACTGCAGCGATTGCCGCAAAATCAGTGGCAGCAACTATAGCGTCAACTTTCTCATCCCTGAGGCGGCATTCCAAGTCACGAGCGGTACACCAAAAGTCTTTGGTAAAGTTGCTGATTCTGGCGACACCATCAATAGCTACTTTTGTGGTGATTGCGGCAGTATGATGTGGCGCGAATCTGCCAATTGCGGGCCTAACAAGGTTGTCAAGGCTGGAACAttggatggcggcggtgaGATTATATCAGCTGCGGTGTTTGATGCAGAGGTGTTTACGCGCTCAAGGGTGGATTGGGTGCAGCCTTTGATTGGCGTGAGTCAGAGAGTTTCAGAATGACGTGTTGTTCTCGGAATTgatcttataaatatatacaGCCTAGTTATAGACTAGTTATTGATCTTGGAACACCGTTACTCTATACAAGTTGAGGTTCATTCAAACATAATTTGTcatattatataactaagACTATACTATGCCAGCCGTATCAAAACACCTGGCGAGCTGTAACATGTTCCATCATCCGATTAAGCAACTGGCGTCTCATGAAGACTCTTCCTCCGCTGCATCTGCCCCTGAAACACCTTGCGGAAACGGAGGCTGCAGAGATCCCCCACAGTCTCCTTGACGCCAGCCCAGTTCTCAGCCACAATTTCTCTCGTAGGGCGCGAGAAGACGGCGTCAATCTCCTCGAGCGTCTTGTCCTTTGTCTCGGgcatgaagaagatttgGTAAAACTCGCCGACAAAGGCAATGCCTCCGTAAAAGCCCAGCGTGAGACCGGTGCGGGTCATGGCGTCCTCCATGGCGGTGAAGTTGTATGTCACGACAAAggaggcgaggaagaggagggcgTCTGAAGTGGTCATGCCGTAGCTTCGGAGATAGGTGGGGTATACTTCAGATGGGACGACTACGAGTAATATGTCAGTATATTGTTGTGCCAGCAGATGCGAACGAAGCTCGACTTACCCCATGTCAGACAGGCATACGACCCAAAGAACATCATGTAGATAATCAAGCCACTGAGATAAAGACCCTCTGCAGCTTGGAGATTGGTGTCGATTGGGATGTGATACGCAATTCCAATCAAGACCAGACCGATAAAGAAGCCGGGAAGCATCGTAATGGCCCAGAATCGTCTGCCGCATGTCTCCATGAGGAAAATGGCGGGAATGGTGCCGATCAGCAGAGATCCGCCTCCGACAAGAGACATGTACGTCGCCTTTTCGTCGTCGAAGCCAATCTGGTTCATCAGCACAGACATGTAGTACATGATGGCGTTTACACCAGTCAGCTGTCCGAGAAGAATCATGATGTTTGCGTAAACAAGAGCTCGGCGAGCGCGAGGGACACTACCCATTGCAGagttagtaaaaaaaagacggctaTTGCTATTCATTTTCAGTTGAGGCATGACTTGCGTGAAAAAGTCCATCCATGGGAAGCGTGAGTTCTTGGCTCCTTCGTTTACGACAACGTCCTCCTGCTTGACGGAATTGGCCATGATGTAGAATTCCTCGCGAGACTCGGGAGACTCTGTGCCGCGGATGCGCTTCCAGACTTTGTAGGAATCGAGGATTCGGCCCTTGTGCATGAACCAACGAGGACTCTCGGGCAAGAACAGCATACTTTGATTTTATCGTTAGCATGGACCATTGTATAGAAACGGTTATTGACATCACAGAGCGCAACTCACCCAGCAAACATGATGGTAGAGAATAAGAGCGATGAGCCCAAGATGAAGCGCCAGTTTCCAGGAAccttgaggaagatggcggcaatggcgtAGCCCAGGACTTCGCCAAGCGCAATGTTGAACTGGTATAGCGACACGAGATTACCTCGAATGCGACGCTCGACCGTCTCGGCGACATAGACGGGGACTGTGCCGCCCTCCAGACCAACGCCAAGTCCCAGGATCACACGCCCGGCAACAATCATGCCTAGAGAAATACAATATCAGCAATCAAGTCTCTCAAGTCGAGAAAGGGATATGAAGCTCAGCGCACCAAAGTTGATGGAGCCAGCCTCCAGCGCAGCACCAACAGTATAGAGCAATATCGAAATGATTATGGCCCATTTGCGTCCGCAGTACTCGTTTGccggcgagagcagcagcgcgccTCCCACAGCGCCCAGCGGCATGCCCGAGTTGACCAGACTGTTCTGCCTCGCGTCCAGGCCCAGGTCCTTGGGCAAGAAGAGGTTGGCGCCGGAAATCAGGCTCTGGTCCAGGCCGGAGAGAAGACCGCCCATGCTGGCAAAGGCGACGAGCAGCCACGTAAAGTGGCGCGGGTCGCGGAActtgatgttgaagatgcCCGTCTCGAGCCCTCCGGCGGCCTCGAGCTGGGCGTCCATCTCGTCAATAAAGGCATTGACTTGTTGGACGTCGGGGGTGATGGACGCAAAGTCGACATGGCCCTCgacctttgccttttcatcGTGGCCGTCGTCCGACATGCTGAACAAACGTCTTTGAAGAGtataagagaagaagaaaagaaatgaaattGATCAAGGGTTCTGCAGACGCGCAGAAAGCAGGGCACGTTGGAAGCaagacgagaagcaagaCATGCAGGCCCCAAAGGGAGTACAGATCGGCGAGGTTAATGATAGCCTCGCACGACCTCGCAGCTATTTATACAACTTACACGCAATGCTACCTCTCGTGCAGTACAACCTCTTCCTCGCTCCGTCATTCCTCTAGCCATCTCCATACTTTTAATTCCCCCCCCACACGCCCTATGCTGGAAACAAGCACGACCGTGACCGGAGCCCCATGGGCCTCCATCGAAGCTTTCCCTCCTCCATACATGCTTCCCCATCGGAAATGGAGATGTGGAGgggcaagggaaaaaaaaaaaagactcttCCCCCATGTCGATCATGGCTGGGGAGTTTTGGGTTGGATGGGTCGGACAACTCCGCGTAACCACCCACACGATTTCCAGCAGAGATAACGTTTTGGTAAGAATGCGATGCGACATCTAATGAGTATGAAGAAAGCATTAGTCTTGTAGAATTGTAAAGTCATAGTCTATCAAGagcatcatcgtctttgtGTCCGATACCCGGGCCTTATCCCGCCAAGCTTTTGGCTGGAGGCAGATCGTCTTAGTCCGGCAAATGAAAAAAGCCAAGTTTGTACTATCAATAGCCGGACCACACCATCAAGCGGCAGTTTTGGCCGTATGCAATACACCATGGGGgtttagcagcagcagcagctgaaaagCGCCGCGTCCTTCTAGAAGAAACAAacagccatcgccagacCCAAGAAGCAGATCTTCGGCCCTGCTCAGACTAGCCTCCCAATAGCCCTGCGCATCAAACCtgcatccatctcgtcttgctCGTTGCGACATGTCATTCTCCACGCATGGTTGGCGTTTGCCTCCCAGCCTCATCTGGAGTGACGCCGTGTAAATCTCCTATCTACAGTACCTTATGCATCTCCTTTGAGGCTTTTGCTCCCCGCGCCGCCTCCCGCATTTCTCGAATCATGTCCCTTCTCTCCAGACTGTAGCTGGATATACAAACATCCGGACGTTGTCCAGACTCCACCACACCGGCACCAAGCACGCAGCTAACAACTCCCCGACCTGTGCCCCATTCTTTTGCGACGCGAGCTTGGATAGCTTCGAGCAAAGTGGCTTTTCGCGGCACTGGCAATGGATGCCGTGCTCCGTAATAGTGCCATGAGCGGTCGTAACACTAGTAATAATCCCGAGTAAGAGTCCCTAGTAGAAGCACCTACTTGCAGTTGGCTCTTGTTTCCTTGGACAAGAAATATCCCTCTGAATCAGTGCGCTGCCTCTTTGAGTAACACTCGGCGTAACtagcaagagaagagggtTGGATTTCCAGCAGGCTCGCCTGTTCCTTCAACCAACCGGCCAATCAAAGGCGAGGGGAGCCGTCCGTCTTGGGAGACTCGCATCTCATGTCACGCTGCTtgtggcatggcatggacTGACCTGTGCCAACTTTTGAGtcattttcttcctcttctacAACTCTACAAGTTGACAGAGTCCTCTAATACTTGTACCTACCTAATCTTCTCCCTCGCCAAGTCACTTGTTCGCAGCTCTCTAAAGGGCCGGATGACGTTATAAATTCCACACTTTGCTACCCGGCCTGTGGAGATTTGATCATTCTGATTGACTGTTGCCTGTTTCACCCCTGCTAGcgaggtagcagcagcatgtaaGTGCTTACCTAACGCAGAATGCCGCTCCATGTACGATTCAGGAGATGGGATCGAGCAAGTACTTGT is a window encoding:
- a CDS encoding uncharacterized protein (EggNog:ENOG41~TransMembrane:4 (i71-91o97-117i243-264o270-286i)) — its product is MAAIDLPWISQLGQPMSSRDDSSLGASPPSFDSHPVLGATPPPTYAAFSPVTLSATTPSRNSRRSTVLVHQKSPLLLATPPQITRALAYSHPFLLPLNTFVGLLTWSTGDSWQSFLLLCAFWAVVLYGDVVLMRAGPIVVGMGLIAGMYGRRYSPLSTSGWTEPSRVTKDAAASKKAGANGGSHLEETPNGKQPGHARARSEITNTKHQKTLDEIVDTLKEFTGRCNVLMDPLLEMTDFLSTQRTPTSATTRPALTAMFMRLLIVTPFWVALTMSPFSIITTRRIVLLAGTLVLTWHARVMRVSRTILWRSATVRKLAGAITGLHFESPPKLTFGKGGTKEKEKESQMSKASFLGSSTLQVSRRRNGAANGGKSAGVKFTFIIYENQRRWIGLGWTSSLFAYERPAWTDEHNNAVPQRDEFELPEVEDGSRMRWRWVESSRWRVDGVADEQGAVDYDGPEGKNGWIYYDNKWQSGRRGLDGWGRWTRRRKWYRDAELVEVDESQLPHELEATESSSTLHTTSYSTANEKMRAEPVIVEPDEGQDQVPDELGTKIADDAASLHSTSSRFWPTLRRRTTNQSGDSLRLDSQKQEKRRSGSQRPRRTSDVASDIAVEDDPSRLGFSVALELQKQGKEGGQWGIGDEARMSLE
- a CDS encoding uncharacterized protein (EggNog:ENOG41~TransMembrane:4 (i86-106o112-132i258-279o285-301i)); the protein is MSSRDDSSLGASPPSFDSHPVLGATPPPTYAAFSPVTLSATTPSRNSRRSTVLVHQKSPLLLATPPQITRALAYSHPFLLPLNTFVGLLTWSTGDSWQSFLLLCAFWAVVLYGDVVLMRAGPIVVGMGLIAGMYGRRYSPLSTSGWTEPSRVTKDAAASKKAGANGGSHLEETPNGKQPGHARARSEITNTKHQKTLDEIVDTLKEFTGRCNVLMDPLLEMTDFLSTQRTPTSATTRPALTAMFMRLLIVTPFWVALTMSPFSIITTRRIVLLAGTLVLTWHARVMRVSRTILWRSATVRKLAGAITGLHFESPPKLTFGKGGTKEKEKESQMSKASFLGSSTLQVSRRRNGAANGGKSAGVKFTFIIYENQRRWIGLGWTSSLFAYERPAWTDEHNNAVPQRDEFELPEVEDGSRMRWRWVESSRWRVDGVADEQGAVDYDGPEGKNGWIYYDNKWQSGRRGLDGWGRWTRRRKWYRDAELVEVDESQLPHELEATESSSTLHTTSYSTANEKMRAEPVIVEPDEGQDQVPDELGTKIADDAASLHSTSSRFWPTLRRRTTNQSGDSLRLDSQKQEKRRSGSQRPRRTSDVASDIAVEDDPSRLGFSVALELQKQGKEGGQWGIGDEARMSLE
- a CDS encoding uncharacterized protein (TransMembrane:1 (o6-22i)~SECRETED:SignalP(1-24)); translated protein: MLLFQVGLAMVVVIFLSCVAWWKATRDESSDGVEQAENASNNTATATSHLTIQLDSSTMAALQQKLKLAKQELQTVEHRITEPLITIDR
- a CDS encoding uncharacterized protein (EggNog:ENOG41) — protein: MLTYGGCLCGSIRYKYSAEPTAKVLCHCSDCRKISGSNYSVNFLIPEAAFQVTSGTPKVFGKVADSGDTINSYFCGDCGSMMWRESANCGPNKVVKAGTLDGGGEIISAAVFDAEVFTRSRVDWVQPLIGVSQRVSE
- a CDS encoding uncharacterized protein (EggNog:ENOG41~TransMembrane:12 (i60-82o102-118i130-149o155-177i189-211o217-238i311-335o347-369i376-398o410-432i444-464o476-495i)), yielding MSDDGHDEKAKVEGHVDFASITPDVQQVNAFIDEMDAQLEAAGGLETGIFNIKFRDPRHFTWLLVAFASMGGLLSGLDQSLISGANLFLPKDLGLDARQNSLVNSGMPLGAVGGALLLSPANEYCGRKWAIIISILLYTVGAALEAGSINFGMIVAGRVILGLGVGLEGGTVPVYVAETVERRIRGNLVSLYQFNIALGEVLGYAIAAIFLKVPGNWRFILGSSLLFSTIMFAGMLFLPESPRWFMHKGRILDSYKVWKRIRGTESPESREEFYIMANSVKQEDVVVNEGAKNSRFPWMDFFTVPRARRALVYANIMILLGQLTGVNAIMYYMSVLMNQIGFDDEKATYMSLVGGGSLLIGTIPAIFLMETCGRRFWAITMLPGFFIGLVLIGIAYHIPIDTNLQAAEGLYLSGLIIYMMFFGSYACLTWVVPSEVYPTYLRSYGMTTSDALLFLASFVVTYNFTAMEDAMTRTGLTLGFYGGIAFVGEFYQIFFMPETKDKTLEEIDAVFSRPTREIVAENWAGVKETVGDLCSLRFRKVFQGQMQRRKSLHETPVA